CGTGAATCCTTGCTTTCACAGAAGCATTGTTTGGTGAATTTGACTGCTGATGGGAAAAACATTATAAACTCACAGAAATATATCAGCAAATTCATTGACTTACTTCCACAACGGCAGTCTTCTGTAGCAACATCATGGAGTGGCCAACTCTCGGCTGAAAATGAAGCCATTGTGGTACCAACTCAAGTAAGTTATATATGTACTATTTCTCTTTGATTTGCTTCCTGTGGAGCCTGCTCCCTGGGTTTTATGTTTCTGTTGTTAATTGTTGTGTAGCAGATGGCATATAATTTTCTACTCTCCGATTTCAGGTCAACTATGTTGGAAAGGCTGCTAACATATATGAAAGTGGTTACAAGCTTAGTGGAAGTGCTTATGTCATTTCAAAATATATCAGTAATACCTGGTTATGGGATCGTGTACGTGTAAGTGGCGGGGCTTATGGAGGCTTCTGTGACTTTGATACCCACTCAGGTGACCAAATGTAGTAAAAGCATGGGTTCAGTTAATTTCTCGATTCTTGCCTCATCTCATGCTTTATTATGTATGTATATAGGTGTTTTCTCATTTTTGTCGTATCGGGATCCAAATTTGTTGAAGACGCTTGATATTTATGATGGGACGGGCGACTTTCTCCGCGGGCTAGAAATGGACAATGACACTCTTACGAAAGCAATTATTGGTACCATTGGTGATGTGGATTCACATCAACTGCCTGATGCCAAAGGTTATAGCAGGTAATTGACAGTCTTGTTCTTGTTTTTCGGTTTTAAAGATAGTATCATTTGAGTTTACTAAAAGTAGATGGTCATTCTGCCCTTGTTGGTGTAATCTTGTTGGAAGTACTTGGAAGCTGCCTTTCATGATAATTAGCACGAGTAGAGTGTTGGTCGGGTTTGCGCAGCTAGCTTAGAATATTGGACTTTGAATGTGAATCCAAATTAAGTAAACAAGTGAAGATCTAGAAAGGAGGAGAAATGTTGTTAGTGAGGGTGATCCTTTTTGGATGGTAGAGGCCGTAGAGCAAATGGCTCTTTATAGCCCATGTTGGCCTTGGTCCGGTCATGTTGGAAATGTACATTTGGTTTGTCCCCATTTGTCAAGTTATTTGCTGCAAATTGATTTGTAAAATTAGGAGTTGTGGTAAGAGTGTCAAGCTCATTAGTGTTAGGATCTACCGTGTCtccctccctctctctctctctctctctctctctctctctctctctctctctctctctctctcttcactCATTTGAGGTCTTATCTTATCTAACTATTTACTGGTAAATTGCTTTCCAGTATGTTGCGACACCTGTTGGGAGTGACAAAAGAAGAACGAGAAATCCGGCGTGAGGAGATATTATCAACGAGGTAAGATTGGTTATACTTGAGACAGGTTTCAATGATTACTAGCGATGTGATATGCACCAAATAAATCTGATAACAAAATGACTGCCATCACGATTATCGGGAAGGGTGACACTGGGCAGTGGGGATCAAGATCTACACAATCTTAATGAATGAAGGTAACTTTACGGAGTAATAGATAATAAAGGCCAAAATAAGGGTGATTAAGAGGGAAGTGATGGCGGGAAAGGGAGGAAAATGGGATGGGTAGGGTACTGTTACCCGTATTTTGGGCTAATGCATTAGTTTGGGGAGAAGCGGATAATAAGGTAACTATTTCTTATCTTCCGCTCTTCCCCCTTTCATTAACACCACTATGTCCCCAATTTCTTTATTTTGAAATCTATTACCCTTAGCAGCAATTGCGCTCATTTTAAGCACCGTATAATTTGAGTTAAATCTGTGTCGTGGTCGGTGGTCCTATGTGCGCTGTAGCTGATATTTGATAATACTGGGTAGTCTGGGTTTCTTGTAGTAGTGTCTCATGTTGTTAGTGATCGGGCTTTGCTGTATTATTCTTGGGATTCTCATTAAAACTACCCACCTACAGTTTGAAGGATTTCAAGGAATTTGGGGATGCAATCGATGCAGTCAAAGATAAAGGCGTTGTAGTTGTTGTGGCATCTCCTGATGACGTAGAAGCCACGAAGAAGACAAACTCGAACTTCTTCCAGGTGAAGAAAGCACTGTAGGGAAGTGGGACTATAATTTAAAGACACTTGGGCCTTGTTTGGTTCAGAATTTTGTAGTTGAAATGAACGGAAATCAATAAGAAATGTTTGTTTGGTTTGGCAACGACGATGTCCTGTCGATATCGATCTACTATTCAACTAGCAAAGATTTCAGGCGGCCTTGCACTACAAATAGTACTCAAAGCCACGGTTGAAATCTCCTAGCAAAATTTCAAGCGGCCTAAAAACTAGACCGGGCAAAATGGGTcagacccgaatgacccgactcgaaaaggctgacccgagacccgaaaatgacccgaacttgCTTGACCCGAATAAGAcccaaaacccgaattgacccgacccgaccctgacccgacccgaacattgtctgacccaatgttgacccgacccgaggtgacccaattcgaaaagacccgactcataactgacctgatcccaaatgacttgaagtgacccaaaatgacccgaaacgactagtactaactcatattaatattatatactccgtatatcaaaataaagtttcattggttacaataatccctaataaatggttaaatttgcaaaatagcatttattaatcaaaatagtattaacttaagtgcttagccattaactcaaaagcaacccgacccaaaatgacctatacccgaaaatgacccgacccgaaatgacccgacaacaggtcacctgaaacccgaaagtgacccgacccgacccgaaacatgtgacagacccgaatgacccgacccaaactgacccgacccgtacccgacccgagtgacccgttttgccaggtctactggCGAAAAACCAGCGAAGTGAATCATTGTGTAGCGATTCCCCTACCCTCACCTACTTCTCAGCTATGCGTAACAAACTGATCATTTCAATACTTGGTATAATTGAATATACTCTGTATTAAACAAAAAATGCTTATTTTAACTATCACTCCTTTTGAAAAATGATGAACCGATTTACACCATTTCCTTCTTCCCAAGTGTTCTTTGGTGGATTTGGTTTTCACGGAATCTTTTGCGTTTTCAAAAGAAGAAGTTGGAAATACAATTGATTATGAATAGTTTGACAACTGATGCTCTTATCAATTTTCATGTGGAACGGCAGCGTATTTTTGGGTGCCCACAGACATCTTTTTTGGATGTTGAATTGATTTCTGACAATGTTCGAATTCAACATTTCTATCCGCACTTCCTTGTGGGATCTGAATGTTGTTCGGATGCTTTAAGACTCAAATGTGATGCTTCTTGGAAGACGGATTTTCGAGCTGCTGCAGGCTGGGTTTTCCAAAGCTCCGACGGTGAGTATTTTTATTCTAATCAAGCTCGTTTCTGGGCAGTTTCTGCCTTTCAGGCTGAAGCTACGGCTCTCAAACTTTGCTCTTATGGATGCTGTGGATCGAGGATATGTTCATCTTGAAGTTAAGACTGACTGCTTAAACTTGGCTCTGCAGCTCACGGATACTCAAGTTGCTATGCAAGCTGTTAAATCTATTATAGGGTGTATTCGTAGTTTATTTCCTGCTTTTCATTGTTTATCTATTAGTCATTGTCCTAGGGCCTTTAATCGGATTGCTCACTTTATAGCTAAGGCAGCTATGGGCTAGTGTAATCCTTTTCactctgacaaaaaaaaaaaaaaaaaaaaataataatatcaTCTATTAAACAAGTTAATTACAAAAACTAAGAATAATTATATGTTTATAACTAAAatcaaagaaaataaaaatttgtAAACAGGTAGTAATCTATCCCGTTTCTCCTAATCTAACCCCAACTCGTACAGTAGGACACGACTGGTTTTTCCTGTCTGGAAATAAAACGGAGAAAATGTGATCTTTTACGATAAAATGTCTATTTTTTGATAAaattttaccaaaacaattttttaataaaatgtaaacaaatttAGTTGTAAATTTAACGATAACATTTTGCAATTAAATAATTACTTTTTATTACAAAATAACAATATTTTAATCTTTCTCAATTTTTCAACAAATCTCCTTTAATACTGATATTTTACGTCCAAAATCAAGATGGAAAAAAATTGACCATTTTAAGTTTTTGATAAAAAGTTTCCCATATGATATCAATCAATAATCAGTAAGTCTCCCTTGTGATCGCTGTGACGGGTATATTCGTCACGGGTTTGTGACGGGTCAAAAATCACCCACATGAGTAGATAAGACAAATTATAATGTTTAAGAGTTACAAATAATTTGTCTTTATCTGTTTACGTGGGTTTTATttaatccgtcacaagcttgtgacgaatacGGTCTGTCAGAAATGAAAAGTTGCCATCAATTTAACGCAATACAGCTCTAAAAACTCCACAAATAAATATACTCCGACAGTTGTAAATAGACACGGAAGTGACAGAGCGGCTGATATTCATAAATCATATCCCAACTCCAACACGAACAACTCCAGGAGTTCCTGCTGTTGCTATTTCTTATAACACCCACCAATTTGGGGGAATCCatgaaaccctaattcccaatATTCAACACCAAAATTCAACGAGACAAAACCAAACGACGCGATGTTTCGTCGTTGCGTTGCGAAATCGGTGGAAGCACTTTCACGTATCGCCATTAAAAGAGCTTGTAAGTTTGCTCTTAAGAAGAAGCTTGGTCACTTCATTTTAGGTGATATTGATCTTCATCAGCTTGATGTTCAACTTGCTGCTGGTGTTATACTTCTTTCTGATCTTGCTATTAACGTTGACCTTCTCAATTCTAAGGTATGTGAAACTAAATATTGATTTCGTAGTTGAATTGTGTGTTATTATGTAATGgcggaaataggatttgtagttgCGGTAGGGAATTCAGTGGCGGAACCGGGATTTTTAGTTGTAGGGGAGGGATTGAGGGAATTATGTGTAAATTAGAGAAAAGAAAGTCGAATTTTGTAAGTCAGGAAATGAATTGCGTGTTATGGGACGGGCAATTTCGTAGGGTGAACTAGTAATGGAATAAGATGAACTGGAAGAAAAATCGAGAATTTTAACTCAAAACTTCGAAATTTGCATTGCTCGGGactcttagggtgtgtttggattgagggatttggagggaaaagagagggagggagagtaggggttctaaaatcccttgtttggatagcaaataaaggtggagagaaatggagggggagagatttggagggatccattttccctcctcaaagccaaatcaaaatctctccacaatagccAAGATTTGGAAtgaattgtatccaaacacccacaccccatttgccctccccttcccttacctccctttctcttccctccttcctcctcccctccctttctctccacttttgctatccaaacacacccttagtgcCGGCAACGGTGCTTTTGGAGGGTGGGAGTGGCGGAAACAAGATTTGTAATTAGGAGCGAAAAATTCAGAGAGGAAAGTGTTGATGGAATTAGTTAAATTAGAAAAAAACTTGCAATTTTTAGCTAAAGACTTGAAAGTTGTCGTTGGTTGGGGTAGCTCCCATTGGTTTTGGCAATAGAGGTCTGGATTGAACTAGAAATTTAATCAAACTTCGGAAATCTTACATAGTACTTCTAATATTCCATTGCTTAGGGTAGTGACTTCCCTTGTTGGCTTCCTTAGTTCTGACACGGGTTTAATGAGCAAAGGTGTATCTATCTTTTCCAGTTTGCTATGGAGTGGTTAATTGTGTATAATTAtgttttgcttgattttgatcaGTTGAGTCAAACTTCGATAATTAGAGTGAAGGAAGGATCAATTGGCTCTTTGTCTGTGAAATTGCCTTGGAGTGCGGGAGGTTACGAAGTCGAGGTGGATGAGCTTGAGCTTGTGCTTTATCCATTTTGTGGTGACGAATTGGGTGGTGTAGTTGAAACCCATGATTCCGGTGTGTGTTACAGTACATTTCATGATGACTGTGGGAAAGGTGAAGCTGACGATGTGTGTACATCGTCGGCTGCTGCTGCTTCTGTTGATGTTCATCAAGGAGTCAAGACTGTTGCTAAATGGGTTCAACAATTGCTTACACGCTTCCATGTCAGAGTAAAAAATGTGATTGTCGCTTTTGATGCGTGTGTAGATAACGATGGTAAAACAGATGGTTCTCATGAGGCATTGGTTCTCCGCGTCGGAGAAATTGAATGTGGAACTTGCCTTTCGGATAATGATGATGTGTCTGCCGATCGTTCCAAAGCAGCAGATCTTCTTGGGATGACCCACCTGACTAATTTCCTTAAGTTTCAAGGAGTTGTTCTTGATCTTGTTCGAATAAGTAGTGATGTCGATAAGCCATTGTCGGAATCAGCTGAGGTATCTGCTTCTTGTTCGTCCAAGGCCTCCCAACCTCTTATAATTGGCCATAAAGGTGGTTTTGGTGGTAGTATAAAGCTCTCTATTCCCTGCAAAGATGGATCTTTGGATATACGCAAAGTAGACGCAGACGTCAAAGTAGACCGTTTGATAGCCAAACTACAGCCCAGCACCTTGAAATGGATACTAACTACCTGGGATACGCTTCAAAACCTTGATAACAAGTTGGTTGGCAGTGTCTATCACATGGCGGCGGACACCCACTTGTCATCTTCGATACCGTTAGATAAGAAGACCACAGAAACTGAGAATCCAATTAATTTTGGTAATCCATTTAGAGAAAAAACCGCCATGGGTGTGCTCCTTAAAGAGTCTCAGTTCATACCGGATTGGATTCCCGACTCTTCCTCAGAAGAGGGATTTGAAGAGGCAGATCTAGGAGCCAGGTTTGTTTAACTTTTGCCTATGACTTACTGCCCCTTTCATGTGTTTTTCtatgttttcaaatataatattcaAGGTTTTGAGTGCATTTTCAGCAGCTTTCTGAATTTTGAAAATGCGTGAAGGTTATAGTTTCAGTCATTGAATACTCAATTGTTGCCTTGGCTTGTTGCAGTGTGGATCAGTTTTTCGAGTGTTTAGATGGGATGAGAAGTTCCCACTCTGTATTGGGCAGCAGCGGCATGTGGGGTTGGACTTCTTCTTATATCAGTGCCATaactgctgcttcaaatcttgcTTCTGGTTCTCTGAATATGTCTGCTGGTATGTTTGTATCTTCTATCTGATCTCAAGTTCTTTATCTTGTCTCTTGACCTAAGTAACAGCTGGCCATTTCCGACAGTTTGCTAGCTCTTGTCAATCATCTCTTTTGAAAGAGGGTAATGTAAATTTGAATTCGTTACTCGTTCTGGCTTAGGAACGAGAAGATAATAGATCTTTGCTGTGTGGCATGCCATGGCTACCTGAGAAGTAAAAACTTAAAAGTACATTTGAATATCTACGTAGTTATGTTTCAGTTTTGTAAGTCAAAACTAAGTTTCTAGTAGTTTCCGTTGAAGATTTGTTAGATAATGATGGACATTAACTAATTTAAAGAGGAGTTATTTTTTATTCTATTGAGTCTCTTAAAGCTGGAAAACTAGTCTGACGGTTATATACTGTCCTGTATGAAATAAGATAATTTGATAGATACACATGTTGAAGGAATAATCAAAGCTGTTCTGTCTTGCATCCGAGCTTAGCACTCATTTTACTTTACTAAAATCATCTAAATTGATGGTGTAGCTATTTTTTCCTGAATCCTGATGTGAAAGCCTCTCTGAACTTCTTGTTTCAAATCATTCTTAACAGAGCAGCAGCTTTTGCAAACAAATCTTAAGATTAGTTTTGTTGGGGTTTCTGCATTTTATTCCTTTCTTGATGAGGATCAATTGACTCAACTCGGCCCAACCGGGGAGCAACTTGATGCTAATCCAAATGTTCATCATCTTGGGTTAATATGGGAAGACATTGTTGTAGCAGTTCAGGTATTTCTTGTGTTTGAAGTTCTCTATAAATCCTATTTTTGCGCTCTGTTTTGTGCTTCTGAGGTTCCTGCTCTCtgaactttgaaaattggcaagatAAACAGGTTTTTCCCAAGACTTGGAGACTAGAAGCAACTGTGGATCATATTGTCCTAAATGAGTACATGTGCCAGTGGGGGGATTCTGTGGATCTCACATTGCATGATCATGTTAATGATCATAATAGTCAGACTCTCTTGATTCAAGATTTGCAAAGAAGAGTTCAGAAGGCTCTGCCTTACAGTCCCTTTTTTGGTGAAACATCAAATGTGAGAGATTCTGGTGCTCCGAAAAATATGGAGGCTCCATCTAGCGTCTGCTGCTCGGCAAACCAAGAGTGTAGGAGCGATATAGTGACTGTTACGTTGTTTGAAACTTCCGGTGCTACTCATTGTCTATTTTCGGCAAGCTCTGGATCATCTGGTGGGTCTTCTACAGGGCAAGCATCATTATCACTCAAGCTGCCACCATTTGTTTTTTGGCTAAGCTCTGATCTGGTTAACATGTCCTTGGATATTTTACGAAACTTTGATGATTTTTCTAGAGAGAGTAAAGCAACAATTAATGTCTCATCTGAAGCCCTTAAAGAGCAAGCTGCTGCTCAGTCTAGTGTGAGTTGTAGCTCTAATCAACATTCTACTTCTATACCTAGTAAAGGGGCCTTGGTAGGAAACGTATTACTTCCTCATGGCAGAATATATTTATGCTTTCCTTTAAATAAAGACAAAAGTCTCAGAAGTTTTTCCTCCTGGAATGAATTTATTGCTCTTGATTTTTCCTCCCCATCAAATCTTATGGAACTAAAACCTGAGGTGCCTGCTTTTGTTAGAGAAAAAACACATGGAAAGCAAGATTCTTCATCTCCTTCCCACTCCATGCATCTTAATGTTGCTATTCTCAATTTGTACTATATCATTGGCCTTGAGGATGATAGTTTTGATGTTGAGCAAGGAAGCCATAAATTTTGTGCTCACAGAGTTCTGTCTCTTGGTAGCAGAACTGATTGGAGTCGTCTAATCAGTGTGGTCAGGCGTGAAAATGCAGTAACTGGTGCTTGGATTAAGAAGAGTGCAAAGCTTTTTGCTACATCAGATGGTCCAACTTGTAAGGCGTCATCAAGTGATTATGAGTTTGCCTCTGTATCTTCTTTGGAACATAGAGATAATCTCTCTTCTTTAAAAGAAAAGCTGGTTTTGAGCTCAAAATTATGTCTTCATGTTTGTGTACCATCTACAGTGGTTATCCTCAGCAGCACCAATTATTTATGTTTGGTTGACCTTGTGAAGCAGACTATCAATTCATTTGCCTCTGTTGGCAATGACACAGATCATGAAGATAAAAAAAATGCTATCAGCCAAACATCAATCCTTGTTGAGTGTGGTCTGGTAGAAATTCTTTTGGAACTAGGCCAGGGCAGTTGCGTGAAAAGCTCATTGCAGAGAGAGCTTCCAGGGTCATGGCATTCGTTACGATTGGAAGTCCGGAATTTTGAAGTGCTTTGTATATCTGATCTCGGAGCTGTTACTGGTGCTCATTTTCTATGGATATCCCATTCTGAAGGGAAGTTGTGGGGTTCTGTCTCTATGGAGGCTGATCAAGATTTCATGCTCATCTCTTTTAACAATAGTTCAAATGGACGTGGAGACGGAGAAGGCTCAAATGTTTTATCTTTCAGGCCAGCGGGCTCTAAATTTGTGCTTATGTCTGATCCAGACAGTTCCCATGATTTTATGTCTGTGGTTTTGAAATGTGGAACCATTATCGCGCCAGGTGGTCGATTAGATTGGCTGGATAAGCTTTCCTCTTTCTTTAGCTTGCCATCTCCTGATGTGGAGCTAAGTACTGACTGTAAGTTAGAGAAGGAGGATTCTAAAGGAGTTGCCTTTGTAATAAAACTTCTTGATGCTGCACTGAGTTACGAGCCATATTTTAGGAAGTCAGAAGTCAATGAAGAACGTGCTCATTCTAGGTCTCATGTGAGTGTTAGCCTTGAAGATAAGTCACATGACCCACATGTTGCCTGCTTGTTGGCTGCATCATCTCTGATGCTTTCTAACACAGTGTTAGCAGATAGCCTTGACAATGATTACAGAATCAGACTTCAAGATGTAGGTCTTCTTCTTCATGAAGTCTCAAGAAGTGAATTAATTTTGGATGAATACAGTGCTGGTTATTTGCTTGGATTAGGCTATGTGAAAGTCGCAGAGGAGGCTCTCATTAATGCAATCTTGAAGGTCAACTCTGAAGATGACGTATCTTGGGAACTGTGGTGCTCTGAAATGAACATAGTTCTCCGCACTTGTCATGATACAACCTTTGGCTTAATACGCTTGGCTTCCCAAATCCAGCAGCTTTTTGCCCCAGATATCGAGGAGTCACTGGTACACTTACAAAACAGGTGGATCAATTTTCAGGAAGCACAAGGAAGAGAAGATCTACAAGGGTCATCAGAAAGCAGCAGCATTTGTTCACCTGCAAGATCTCAGTCACAACATATGGTTCCAGATTCAAACGATATATCTGAGCTAGCTGGCTTGATGGGTGaaatatgtgaagatgccttttTGCTGCGAGAAAAAAGTGTAGAAACTTGCAATGGGTCACAACTCAGTAGGGATTTGAATGATGTGGGTCCTAGCTCCTCGGATGCAAGACCTGAAAGTTTTCTGGAACTTGGTCATACTAAGGGTAAAATAATAGAAGAATATTGCTTATCAGATTTAAGATCCTTGTCAGACCTAACAATCAATAGCCATTTTGGGGAAGAGATTTCTAAGTTGAATTTGGTGAGAAGTGGAAGTTTGAATCTTCAAGAAGGAAATAGTGGATGGTATGAGAGGCCCCCCTTAAGAATTGTTGAAAATTATGTTGCAGATAAAACAGATCGTACTTGTTTAAAACAATTAATCGAATGCCAGCAATTTGATAAAGAACACAATGGTTCCCGACTATACAAAGGGCGTGTATTTCTAAAAAATGCAAACGTTAAATGGCAGATGTATGCTGGTTCTGACTGGCGTGAATCGGGGCAATCCCGGAAAATTTGTGGAAGAGATGGCTCGGTGTATCTAGAACTTGCGTTTATTAGCATGGACATTCAATACGACATCTTTCCAGATGGGGGCATGTGTACATCAAAACTCTCTGTTTCTGTTCAAGATTTTCATCTCTCTGATCAAAGCAAAAATGCACCATGGAGACTGGTATGCTCATATTTCTTGGATGTACAAATAGTACTATATACTCACTTGATAATACTATGTATAATTCTTTCTCCTGATCTATTAGGTGCTTGGATACTATAATTCTAAGGAGCACCCCAGAGAATCTCTATCTAAAGCATTTAAGCTTGACTTGGAAGCTGTCAGACCAGATCCAATGACTCCCCTCGAGGAGTATAGGTATGCACTTTATATCCCCAAGTCTCCTATTTTCTCGAGTTCATGCTCCTAGGTTTCTTATGGGTGCGGTTTTTAGAAATGGTTTATGAAGATGTTTAGTAGCATTTTGCGACTCTTTGCAAGTTGTGAGTCTCAAATGAAGTGTTGAATGGCGCCGTTTTGGAAAGTTGGACTGCCATCAAAGGTCAGACACGGGATATGCCAGTGTTGAAGTAGCATAGGTATTAGCTCCATTGGAGTCTAGAGGATGGATGGGAGATGTTAAATTTATTAAAGCTTTTTGAAATAAAGCTGATGACTGCATAGTTTACTAGATCACTGTTGTTTGTAGTCCATCTTGAAATGTGTC
The Silene latifolia isolate original U9 population chromosome 11, ASM4854445v1, whole genome shotgun sequence genome window above contains:
- the LOC141611256 gene encoding autophagy-related protein 2 — encoded protein: MFRRCVAKSVEALSRIAIKRACKFALKKKLGHFILGDIDLHQLDVQLAAGVILLSDLAINVDLLNSKLSQTSIIRVKEGSIGSLSVKLPWSAGGYEVEVDELELVLYPFCGDELGGVVETHDSGVCYSTFHDDCGKGEADDVCTSSAAAASVDVHQGVKTVAKWVQQLLTRFHVRVKNVIVAFDACVDNDGKTDGSHEALVLRVGEIECGTCLSDNDDVSADRSKAADLLGMTHLTNFLKFQGVVLDLVRISSDVDKPLSESAEVSASCSSKASQPLIIGHKGGFGGSIKLSIPCKDGSLDIRKVDADVKVDRLIAKLQPSTLKWILTTWDTLQNLDNKLVGSVYHMAADTHLSSSIPLDKKTTETENPINFGNPFREKTAMGVLLKESQFIPDWIPDSSSEEGFEEADLGASVDQFFECLDGMRSSHSVLGSSGMWGWTSSYISAITAASNLASGSLNMSAEQQLLQTNLKISFVGVSAFYSFLDEDQLTQLGPTGEQLDANPNVHHLGLIWEDIVVAVQVFPKTWRLEATVDHIVLNEYMCQWGDSVDLTLHDHVNDHNSQTLLIQDLQRRVQKALPYSPFFGETSNVRDSGAPKNMEAPSSVCCSANQECRSDIVTVTLFETSGATHCLFSASSGSSGGSSTGQASLSLKLPPFVFWLSSDLVNMSLDILRNFDDFSRESKATINVSSEALKEQAAAQSSVSCSSNQHSTSIPSKGALVGNVLLPHGRIYLCFPLNKDKSLRSFSSWNEFIALDFSSPSNLMELKPEVPAFVREKTHGKQDSSSPSHSMHLNVAILNLYYIIGLEDDSFDVEQGSHKFCAHRVLSLGSRTDWSRLISVVRRENAVTGAWIKKSAKLFATSDGPTCKASSSDYEFASVSSLEHRDNLSSLKEKLVLSSKLCLHVCVPSTVVILSSTNYLCLVDLVKQTINSFASVGNDTDHEDKKNAISQTSILVECGLVEILLELGQGSCVKSSLQRELPGSWHSLRLEVRNFEVLCISDLGAVTGAHFLWISHSEGKLWGSVSMEADQDFMLISFNNSSNGRGDGEGSNVLSFRPAGSKFVLMSDPDSSHDFMSVVLKCGTIIAPGGRLDWLDKLSSFFSLPSPDVELSTDCKLEKEDSKGVAFVIKLLDAALSYEPYFRKSEVNEERAHSRSHVSVSLEDKSHDPHVACLLAASSLMLSNTVLADSLDNDYRIRLQDVGLLLHEVSRSELILDEYSAGYLLGLGYVKVAEEALINAILKVNSEDDVSWELWCSEMNIVLRTCHDTTFGLIRLASQIQQLFAPDIEESLVHLQNRWINFQEAQGREDLQGSSESSSICSPARSQSQHMVPDSNDISELAGLMGEICEDAFLLREKSVETCNGSQLSRDLNDVGPSSSDARPESFLELGHTKGKIIEEYCLSDLRSLSDLTINSHFGEEISKLNLVRSGSLNLQEGNSGWYERPPLRIVENYVADKTDRTCLKQLIECQQFDKEHNGSRLYKGRVFLKNANVKWQMYAGSDWRESGQSRKICGRDGSVYLELAFISMDIQYDIFPDGGMCTSKLSVSVQDFHLSDQSKNAPWRLVLGYYNSKEHPRESLSKAFKLDLEAVRPDPMTPLEEYRLRIAVLPILLHLHQSQLDFLVAFFGNKGSPVEQQGDTEDSGVSDVSPSRDNKFNDDGIAEEALLPFFQKFDIKPFVARVDYSPSRIDLAALSSGKYVELVNLVPWKGVELQLKHVQAAGVYGWNNVCETALGEWLEDISQNQIHKLLKGLPTIRSFVAVGSGAAKLLSLPVKNYKKDYKLVKGLQRGTISFLRSISIEALGLGVHLVAGAHEVLLHAECILTRMQPSVSRPMRSKLKSSRGSEQPQDAQHGLQQACERLSSGLGKSASAIIHSPLKTYRRDGSAGSALVTAFKGAPAAAIAPASAAAQALHSALVGVRNSLDPERKEESMNKYLGPNHSSKC